A stretch of Aedes aegypti strain LVP_AGWG chromosome 2, AaegL5.0 Primary Assembly, whole genome shotgun sequence DNA encodes these proteins:
- the LOC110676315 gene encoding uncharacterized protein LOC110676315, whose amino-acid sequence MFERPVFGGIVCFVALNVALTIATDVTTAAPSVTVVSPSAASPPKNGLCSKPPSGVSLINCCNLPTPFPEDLLSTCQKAQTTWLKDKTSATCGSRCLLGRVMNISEAIQRFMLNASDTWLDQMQQLPTYFNVLTKCVPTEAWDKFTTKLLGEGAAFTEAICELDLLGAAECFSKEIFLNCPGFVKNTQCQSVKDFLTTPCRYSDLHV is encoded by the exons ATGTTTGAACGACCTGTGTTCGGTGGGATTGTGTGCTTTGTGGCTTTGAATGTCGCTTTGACGATAGCAACCGATGTAACCACTGCAGCACCAAGCGTTACGGTTGTGAGTCCTTCAGCCGCTTCTCCTCCGAAGAATGGATTATGCTCCAAACCACCCAGTGGTGTTAGCTTGATTAATTGTTGCAATTTACCGACACCCTTTCCCGAGGATCTTCTCAGCACGTGTCAGAAAGCACAAACCACTTGGCTGAAGGATAAAACGAGTGCTACC TGTGGATCGCGATGTCTTCTGGGCCGGGTGATGAACATTTCCGAGGCAATTCAGCGATTTATGCTCAATGCATCGGACACGTGGCTTGATCAAATGCAGCAACTGCCAACGTACTTCAATGTGCTAACGAAATGCGTGCCAACCGAAGCGTGGGATAAATTCACGACAAAGTTACTCGGAGAGGGGGCTGCCTTTACTGAAGCCATCTGTGAGCTGGATCTGCTAGGGGCGGCCGAATGTTTTAGTAAGGAAATATTTCTG AACTGTCCTGGTTTCGTGAAAAATACGCAATGCCAGAGCGTGAAGGACTTCTTGACTACGCCCTGTCGTTATAGCGATTTACACGTTTAG